Proteins encoded by one window of Yamadazyma tenuis chromosome 2, complete sequence:
- a CDS encoding uncharacterized protein (COG:S; EggNog:ENOG503NZQC) gives MALQRILDSVQRKGKLTVPPPASTSPPPVATGRSTPVVPRSTERKVDAVVAQLKEARRLERLQKEQQLKQKKGLKQRPSRPSQSSIPQHVSTKVSRPTQTPKVSSTPVASVAARPKPAKMKFSDLMKRASNIDQTKLSISIKAKSKSPETELRARKSKSRSPLRDPKRDDPKSRWAKHKTPAPPPPPPREVARERVPLPARGPSQKLAQKLKGRQKPSSSHHHEDEEDLDGFIISDEEEQVNDDYDRDEIWALFNRGKKRSYYDQNDEYDSDDMEATGAEILDEELRSRRRAELEDKMEMEEEMRRAELKRRRKMKK, from the coding sequence ATGGCCCTCCAGCGGATATTGGATAGTGTGCAACGTAAAGGCAAGCTTACGGTTCCTCCGCCCGCCTCCACACTGCCACCTCCAGTGGCCACGGGTCGGTCCACCCCCGTTGTCCCCAGGTCAACTGAGCGTAAAGTTGATGCTGTCGTTGCGCAACTTAAAGAAGCAAGGCGTCTAGAAAGACTACAAAAAGAACAGCAGCTCAAACAGAAAAAAGGCTTGAAACAACGGCCTTCTCGCCCATCTCAGTCCAGCATTCCCCAGCATGTCTCCACAAAGGTTTCCAGGCCCACACAGACCCCCAAGGTGTCTTCCACCCCAGTTGCTCTGGTTGCTGCTCGGCCCAAACCCGCCAAAATGAAGTTTAGcgacttgatgaagaggGCCTCAAACATCGACCAGACCAAACTATCGATTTCCATCAAGGCTAAGTCGAAATCGCCTGAAACTGAACTTAGGGCCCGAAAGTCCAAGTCTCGATCTCCTTTGCGGGACCCAAAGAGAGATGATCCAAAGAGTAGATGGGCCAAACATAAGACGCCAGCgccgccaccaccaccaccacggGAGGTGGCCCGCGAGAGAGTACCGCTTCCAGCTCGAGGCCCTTCGCAGAAACTTGCACAGAAATTAAAGGGAAGGCAGAAGCCCAGTAGCAGCCACCACcacgaagatgaagaagacctCGACGGCTTCATCATCCTGGACGAAGAGGAACAGGTCAACGATGATTATGACAGAGACGAGATCTGGGCCTTGTTCAACAGAGGAAAGAAACGGTCCTATTACGACCAGAACGACGAGTATGACTCGGACGACATGGAGGCCACGGGAGCCGAGATCTTGGATGAGGAGTTGCGGTCACGTAGAAGGGCCGAGTTGGAAGACAAGATGGAGATGGAGGAGGAGATGAGAAGGGCCGAGCTCAAGCGGCGGcggaagatgaagaagtgA
- a CDS encoding NAD(P)-dependent dehydrogenase (EggNog:ENOG503P3BH; COG:Q), translating into MPTYFIAGANRGIGYSYVKLLSADPSNLVIATVRNHHDQSLQDLKRPNLKVVHVDMTDPYATFVEAFRPIEKWAPDGVDVMIHNAAVIGSPLFVPIEQYDVDKYPHLLSVNVGGPAKTYKALYPYIFKGKHPKRIVFISSLMGQFGLSMHANAYGAAKAGLNHLGVQIAGQNATADNQLIRESVTVLVHPGEVDTDGAAEGKTLLAPDQFITPDHSASETLKLVDRLTVADSGKFFVYNGQEIPF; encoded by the coding sequence ATGCCCACCTACTTCATTGCTGGTGCCAACAGAGGCATTGGCTATAGCTACGTCAAGCTCCTCTCTGCCGACCCATCCAACTTGGTCATTGCCACCGTGCGTAACCACCATGACCAATCCTTGCAGGATCTCAAGCGGCCCAACTTGAAAGTCGTCCACGTCGATATGACCGATCCGTACGCCACTTTTGTGGAAGCGTTCCGGCCCATCGAGAAATGGGCACCagatggtgttgatgtGATGATTCACAACGCGGCGGTTATCGGAAGCCCTTTGTTTGTGCCAATTGAACAATACGACGTTGACAAGTACCCCCACCTCTTGTCAGTCAATGTCGGGGGGCCTGCCAAAACGTATAAGGCGTTATATCCGTATATCTTCAAAGGAAAGCACCCCAAACGCATTGTGTTTATTTCGAGTCTCATGGGACAGTTTGGTTTGTCTATGCATGCAAATGCCTATGGGGCAGCCAAAGCCGGCCTCAACCATTTGGGTGTCCAGATCGCGGGACAGAATGCTACCGCCGACAACCAGTTGATCAGGGAGTCTGTGACAGTGTTGGTGCACCCGGGGGAGGTGGATACCGATGGGGCCGCGGAAGGTAAAACGCTTCTTGCACCAGATCAGTTTATTACTCCAGACCACTCGGCGAGTGAAACCTTAAAGCTTGTCGATCGGTTGACAGTTGCCGATTCGGGCAAGTTTTTTGTTTACAATGGACAAGAGATTCCATTTTAG
- a CDS encoding uncharacterized protein (COG:S; EggNog:ENOG503NXIT), with translation MNRTRLAILISLFVLVGVGLETGLIVWLRPLYRRDIKYPMLIVGIIASVLLAVGLIPPYFELAKRRGRVVGINFVFLSLDSLGALLSMLSVVVGTFDTLSIVLYAIVLGLELGIFSSQITWYFILGGRRVIKQEQAEKRRLEDEKSSTNEDDNDYETSTHNSTEGDVDVVDSSLMGIETVAPSPASKSEAA, from the coding sequence ATGAATCGCACCCGGTTGGCAATCCTTATCAGCTTATTCGTGTTGGTGGGCGTGGGGCTTGAGACAGGTCTCATTGTCTGGCTCCGCCCGCTCTACCGTCGGGATATCAAGTATCCTATGCTCATTGTTGGGATCATAGCATCGGTACTTCTTGCAGTGGGACTTATCCCTCCGTACTTTGAGTTGGCCAAACGCCGGGGCCGTGTGGTGGGCATCAACTTTGTTTTTCTCAGTCTTGACTCCTTGGGGGCCCTTCTATCGATGttgtcggtggtggtgggcACTTTTGATACCTTGAGCATTGTATTGTATGCCATTGTGCTTGGGTTGGAATTAGGTATTTTCTCGTCGCAGATCACGTGGTACTTTATTCTTGGAGGTCGCCGTGTGATAAAGCAGGAGCAGGCCGAAAAGCGCCGTCTCGAGGATGAGAAATCACTGACCAACGAAGACGATAACGATTACGAAACTAGTACCCATAACTCGACTGAGGGAGACGTCGACGTGGTGGACCTGTCACTTATGGGGATCGAGACCGTCGCCCCGTCTCCCGCCTCCAAGTCCGAGGCCGCTTGA
- a CDS encoding uncharacterized protein (COG:L; EggNog:ENOG503NW5A): MSNANYNSLLRQHVTDSEGEDASTRKRRRVRRTPEVSGAESSSLVPSECVDSNVSDDSDDFEDVELEPREASAHKSDGSTEYSDGDVPDYSFLDRPTTGLEDTSENITIAITRQEQPKNKRKVVFVTKEERHRRVLVHQWCIMAMVAHGVVRNRWCNHREFLVTLRESVSSDILEELTIIRRNNRVSTVNAVRFTDVVRSLMLSYSGRFRVSRSGLVRKNWNELEIPQANTDKHMTFSKFMNRVSHFQGSRDVGAQGFVALCRSLGMKARLVFSLQPPDFGAVTELPKIQWKHAGPASTDSGRKVVNSKQAFLQKSNPSSTPSKVGHVFPSSSFPLFWTEVWNKYNKKWLCVDPIVLTVVERPPMRRKSSFEPPMADKTNNLVYAIAFDAQGGVKDVTRRYAQQYNSKTVKKRISNKSESYFDWYAGVLSAFSQRKSLSKSDILELKEFRDRDLAEGMPNNAAGFKDHPMYALESQLRQNEYIYPMDDTTKCGTFRFKSTSKSKRTELVPVFKRSAVHILRSPKAWHLRGRVLRMGVQPLKIKQAPKIRGRTPDYDSDEDGEEESITRLYAEFQTQLYIPPSIIDGKIVKNAYGNVDIYVPTMIPEGGYLFSDSDTRPVKLLERAARILEIDYSKAIVAFDFGKKDRKQRGVAVAREGGVLVATEYKEAMELVVEQLEEDEQVEKKRQIEMNSLRNWKFFLTKLRVMRRLEKRHGQIDERGIVGDGDKKIKDQGSDKKAKDNGGSDADGSDFSVYSEDEGSEYEAGGFVPTEMVEDGGFEEAVEGGLESKFEYDSEDNKEDGGFDKEDTEEGGFDKEDTEESGFGKYGEPEEGEFDKGLEVYSFHESGPLELSSAVQKVDELSDCDSSEDTRPGFVPGNLSQEHAQGLNSSLYESLTSSKSPEIIDLETDQALLEAQGFITTAEGELAYDPDTQEGSGQELGTQTSGNAVDEANRQEINIQTRQDAPEPYQEIGEVSNEEISRHPSFEASDQEINEATGNPSEDGYEFEYSDDE; encoded by the coding sequence ATGTCTAATGCTAACTACAATCTGTTACTACGACAGCACGTGACCGACTCCGAGGGTGAGGATGCTTCTACCCGCAAGCGCCGACGTGTGCGACGTACGCCCGAAGTTCTGGGGGCCGAATCGTCCTCGCTCGTTCCAAGTGAGTGTGTGGATTCAAATGTCTCGGATGACTCagatgactttgaagatgtgGAATTGGAGCCACGGGAAGCCAGCGCACACAAAAGCGATGGCAGTACTGAATACAGTGATGGAGATGTCCCCGACTACTCATTTCTTGACCGCCCTACCACTGGCCTTGAAGATACTTCTGAAAATATCACGATTGCTATAACGCGACAGGAACAACCCAAAAACAAGCGGAAAGTGGTTTTTGtgaccaaagaagaacGGCACCGACGCGTTCTAGTACACCAGTGGTGCATCATGGCGATGGTTGCCCACGGTGTGGTGCGGAATCGGTGGTGCAACCACCGTGAGTTTCTCGTCACTCTCCGCGAGTCAGTGTCATCTGATATTCTCGAAGAGCTCACAATAATACGACGCAACAACCGTGTTTCGACTGTCAATGCGGTACGCTTCACAGATGTGGTGCGCCTGTTGATGTTGAGCTATTCCGGCCGGTTCCGGGTGTCTCGCCTGGGGTTGGTCCGCAAAAACTGGAATGAGCTCGAGATTCCCCAGGCCAATACTGATAAGCACATGaccttttccaagtttatGAACAGAGTACTGCACTTCCAAGGTTCCCGAGATGTGGGTGCACAGGGCTTTGTGGCCCTCTGTCGGTCTTTGGGGATGAAAGCACGTCTTGTGTTTTCTTTGCAGCCACCTGATTTTGGTGCAGTGACCGAGTTGCCAAAAATCCAGTGGAAGCACGCCGGTCCAGCTTCAACAGACAGTGGTAGAAAGGTGGTGAATTCAAAGCAGgcatttcttcaaaaatcaAACCCCTCGTCAACCCCGTCAAAAGTCGGCCACGTATTCCCATCTTCATCGTTTCCGCTTTTCTGGACCGAAGTATGGAATAAGTACAACAAAAAGTGGTTATGTGTGGACCCCATTGTCCTAACGGTGGTAGAGCGGCCACCCATGAGGAGAAAATCCAGTTTTGAACCTCCTATGGCCGATAAGACCAACAATCTTGTGTATGCAATTGCCTTTGATGCACAGGGAGGAGTGAAAGATGTGACGAGACGGTACGCCCAGCAATACAACTCTAAGACAGTCAAGAAACGTATCTCGAACAAGTCGGAGTCATATTTCGACTGGTATGCCGGAGTATTATCAGCATTTTCTCAAAGAAAGTCCCTTTCCAAGCTGGATAtattggaattgaaggaattcAGAGATAGAGACCTTGCTGAAGGAATGCCCAACAACGCCGCTGGGTTCAAGGACCACCCCATGTATGCTTTGGAGTCGCAACTTCGACAAAATGAGTATATTTATCCAATGGACGATACCACCAAGTGTGGAACCTTCAGGTTCAAGCTGACTCTGAAGAGTAAGCGGACCGAATTGGTGCCGGTTTTCAAGCGTTCAGCTGTTCACATTCTTCGGTCGCCCAAAGCCTGGCATTTGAGAGGACGAGTCTTGAGGATGGGGGTTCAGCCGTTGAAAATTAAACAGGCACCCAAAATACGAGGCCGTACACCTGACTACGACTCGGACGAAGATGGAGAAGAGGAAAGTATCACCAGATTGTATGCGGAGTTCCAAACCCAGTTGTACATTCCTCCCTCAATAATAGATGGGAAAATCGTCAAAAACGCATATGGAAACGTCGATATTTACGTACCCACGATGATTCCCGAGGGTGGGTACTTGTTCTCGGACAGTGACACTCGGCCCGTGAAGTTACTTGAACGGGCAGCACGAATTTTGGAAATTGACTACTCTAAGGCGATTGTTGcatttgattttggcaaaAAGGATCGAAAGCAGAGAGGTGTAGCAGTTGCCAGAGAAGGAGGTGTATTGGTAGCCACAGAATATAAGGAGGCCatggagttggtggtggaacaGTTGGAGGAAGATGAACAGGTGGAAAAGAAAAGACAAATAGAGATGAACTCGTTgaggaattggaagttTTTCTTGACGAAGTTGAGGGTCATGAGACGGTTAGAGAAGAGACACGGCCAGATAGACGAAAGAGGCAtagttggtgatggagataaaaaaatcaaagatCAAGGTAGTGACAAGAAAGCCAAAGACAACGGCGGTAGCGATGCTGACGGTTCTGATTTTAGTGTTTACAGCGAAGATGAAGGGTCGGAGTATGAGGCCGGGGGGTTTGTGCCAACCGAGATGGTCGAGGATGGTGGTTTTGAGGAGGCTGTGGAAGGTGGTTTGGAGAGTAAGTTTGAGTATGATAGTGAAGacaacaaagaagatggtgggtttgacaaagaagatactgaagaaggtgggtttgacaaagaagataCCGAAGAAAGTGGGTTTGGCAAATATGGTGAGCCTGAAGAAGGTGAGTTCGACAAAGGACTAGAAGTATATTCTTTTCATGAGTCTGGTCCACTAGAATTATCTCTGGcagttcaaaaagttgacGAACTAAGCGATTGTGACAGTTCAGAGGATACCAGACCAGGCTTTGTACCAGGGAATCTTAGCCAGGAGCATGCTCAAGGTTTGAATTCTTCACTATATGAGTCTCTTACGTCTCTGAAGTCTCCCGAGATAATTGACCTTGAAACTGATCAAGCGCTTCTTGAAGCGCAAGGGTTTATCACCACTGCTGAAGGGGAACTCGCATACGATCCCGACACCCAAGAAGGCAGCGGTCAAGAGCTTGGTACACAAACTAGTGGTAATGCTGTAGATGAAGCCAATcgtcaagaaatcaatATCCAGACCCGTCAAGATGCCCCAGAACCTTATCAAGAAATAGGCGAAGTCAGtaatgaagaaatcagcCGTCATCCTTCTTTCGAAGCCAGTGACCAGGAAATCAATGAGGCCACTGGAAACCCTTCTGAGGATGGATATGAGTTCGAATACAGTGATGATGAGTAG
- a CDS encoding uncharacterized protein (EggNog:ENOG503PDPZ): protein MDKAHRLAFHDLHHTVNRYKKTTIEIEPQISHFLVELDLLHNRRVPFAIAPWVLPPRFKKNSLLEPVVYHILGICMEEQHNSDVKHKALSGVLNRIAGHDVQDVHSFFLDTFNRDLNNITTGFQKSLQFKANDEKHLHTALACFFLVSKHGFHDMYTEKDLEQWVQCVLSANVSSACTSLTNLVDIPGFIIGDVLLRTPVSRDELDLQVDLWHIFASQIRQSYHHQISHLRTIFNNMVFYLSQYDATQLPVVIRFSIDFFENPRAPFHTKLFTAEYLNKLLWKVPFNYMESPVFRPKRDCLHVIKAQEHIASVASSSLNLEGNMGIVLAISSVSKEKAKQLFVKSRERHWPRRHELSIKERLAFYFTRIWLSQSPDELLHAFNEASTDLKHNSTLWLGFIKKLLEFELLTASRSTQIITKLMEDHHQLLVSKNMLLHLLIPIVRPSQFGDMVSIMVAAEPTLVERHSGILIEKYMTVLYANQHVPVDTETVRALVPEIKRQGDSLAIARQLYGGHLKRKTPSVIGRMLHGELQVQPQNIYKLYTNELRQNNITPDETCLAALIKGATDSPTNNPGACHIWDDMYAPQIAIHEFKSHVAANKTVASGAVWEKYIEMLAKYEYVSELSEIIRWWESTQFVPQYSTLLALLRALPIEFATRHIAHVEKVKRDSGTNGSKVAGVASTASVVDWPWPQVSDL from the coding sequence ATGGACAAGGCCCACCGGTTGGCATTTCACGATCTTCACCACACCGTCAACCGGTACAAGAAGACCACCATTGAAATAGAACCCCAGATCCTGCACTTTTTGGTCGAATTGGACCTTCTCCACAACCGAAGAGTTCCGTTTGCCATAGCACCGTGGGTGCTTCCGCCCCGGTTTAAAAAAAATAGTTTGCTCGAGCCAGTGGTGTACCACATCTTAGGCATTTGTATGGAAGAACAACACAATTCTGACGTTAAACATAAGGCCTTGAGCGGTGTGTTGAACCGCATTGCCGGTCACGACGTGCAGGATGTACACCTGTTTTTTTTGGATACATTTAATCGagatttgaacaacatcaccaccgGGTTCCAGAAATCTCTTCAGTTTAAAGCCAACGATGAAAAGCACTTACATACGGCCTTGGCctgcttctttcttgtaTCAAAGCATGGCTTCCACGACATGTACACAGAAAAGGATTTAGAGCAATGGGTACAGTGTGTTTTGTCAGCCAATGTCAGTTCTGCTTGCACGTCGCTAACgaacttggtggatatTCCCGGCTTTATAATTGGCGATGTGCTCCTTCGAACCCCCGTCTCCCGTGATGAGCTCGACCTCCAGGTGGACTTATGGCACATTTTTGCATCTCAAATACGGCAGTcttatcatcaccaaataaGCCATTTGAGAACcatattcaacaacatgGTGTTCTATTTGTCCCAGTACGACGCTACACAGCTACCAGTGGTGATACGATTCTCTATCGACTTCTTTGAGAATCCCCGTGCACCTTTCcacaccaagttgttcacAGCCGAGTATCTCAACAAACTCCTTTGGAAAGTCCCGTTCAACTATATGGAATCCCCGGTCTTCCGCCCTAAGAGAGACTGCTTGCACGTCATCAAGGCCCAGGAACATATTGCATCTGTCGCCAGTAGCTCACTAAACCTTGAAGGAAATATGGGCATAGTTCTCGCCATATCGCTGGTGTCAAAAGAAAAGGCCAAACAGCTCTTTGTCAAGTCACGAGAAAGGCACTGGCCGCGTCGACACGAACTTAGCATTAAGGAGCGTCTAGCATTCTACTTCACCCGGATCTGGCTCTCTCAGAGCCCCgatgagcttcttcatGCGTTCAACGAAGCGTCGACTGATTTGAAGCATAATTCAACCCTCTGGCTCgggttcatcaagaaactcCTCGAGTTCGAGCTCTTGACAGCCTCACGATCCACCCAGATCATCACAAAGCTCATGGAGGACCACCACCAGCTTCTTGTGTCCAAAAACATGCTTTTACACCTATTAATCCCCATAGTGCGGCCGAGCCAGTTCGGAGATATGGTTAGTATTATGGTAGCAGCTGAGCCCACACTCGTCGAACGACATTCGGGGATACTTATAGAGAAGTATATGACAGTGTTGTACGCCAACCAGCATGTACCAGTCGATACGGAGACAGTACGAGCTCTCGTTCCAGAAATCAAACGACAAGGCGACTCGCTTGCCATAGCGCGCCAGCTCTACGGTGGCCACTTGAAGCGCAAGACTCCATCGGTGATTGGACGCATGTTGCACGGCGAGCTCCAGGTGCAGCCGCAAAACATCTACAAATTGTACACTAACGAGCTCCGACAAAATAACATTACTCCCGACGAGACATGCTTGGCAGCCCTAATAAAGGGTGCCACCGACTCTCCCACCAACAATCCCGGAGCATGTCACATATGGGATGATATGTACGCACCCCAAATAGCGATTCACGAGTTCAAATCGCatgtggctgcaaataaaACCGTCGCGAGCGGAGCCGTGTGGGAAAAGTACATTGAGATGCTTGCGAAATATGAGTATGTGAGTGAGCTTTCGGAAATTATCAGGTGGTGGGAGTCGACACAGTTTGTTCCACAGTATAGTACACTTCTTGCCCTTCTCCGGGCGCTTCCGATagaatttgcaaccagGCACATTGCCCATGTTGAGAAGGTGAAGAGAGACAGTGGGACTAATGGGTCCAAAGTTGCCGGGGTTGCTTCTACGGCCCTGGTGGTGGACTGGCCATGGCCGCAAGTTTCTGACCTCTGA
- the FUM1 gene encoding fumarase fum1 (COG:C; EggNog:ENOG503NTY2), with translation MLRLAASKTTLSSLARSMSSSAPRLQTRIESDAFGEIEVDATKYYGAQTERSKMNFKIGGAQAVMPTPIVRAFGVLKKSAAIVNEELGALDPKLSEAIQQAATEVAEGKLDDHFPLVVFQTGSGTQSNMNANEVISNRAIEILGGELGSKKPVHPNDHCNMSQSSNDTFPTVMHIAAVTEISGSLIPELTKLRDALQAKSDEFKDIIKIGRTHLQDATPLTLGQEFSGYVQQLTNGIERVEKTLPNLLFLAQGGTAVGTGLNTRIGFDVKVAEQVSKLTGLPFKTAPNKFEALAAHDAIVEASGALNTVAVSLFKIANDIRYLGSGPRCGYGELSLPENEPGSSIMPGKVNPTQNEALTMVAAQVFGNHSTITFAGASGQFELNVFKPVMISNLLTSIRLIADGAASFRVHCVEGIKANEDKISKLLHESLMLVTALNPKIGYDAASKTAKNAHKKGITLKESALELGMLSEQEFDEWVRPEKMLGPK, from the coding sequence ATGTTAAGATTGGCTGCATCCAAAACAACTCTCAGCTCCCTCGCCAGATCCATGTCGTCCTCTGCCCCCCGGCTTCAGACCAGAATCGAATCCGACGCATTCGGAGAAATCGAAGTAGATGCCACTAAGTACTACGGTGCCCAAACCGAAAGATCCAAaatgaacttcaaaattgGAGGTGCTCAGGCAGTTATGCCCACGCCCATAGTGAGGGCTTTCggggtgttgaagaagtctgCGGCCATTGTCAACGAGGAATTGGGAGCTTTGGACCCCAAGTTGTCAGAGGCCATCCAGCAAGCTGCCACCGAGGTGGCCGAAGGAAAGTTGGACGACCACTTCccattggtggtgttcCAAACCGGCTCGGGAACCCAATCCAACATGAATGCCAATGAAGTCATCTCCAACAGAGCCATCGAGATTTTGGGCGGTGAATTGGGATCCAAGAAACCAGTCCATCCCAACGACCACTGTAACATGTCTCAGTCAAGTAACGACACGTTCCCCACGGTGATGCATATTGCGGCGGTGACCGAGATTTCTGGTAGCTTGATTCCagagttgaccaagttgcGCGATGCTTTGCAAGCCAAGAGCGATGAGTTTAAGGACATCATCAAGATCGGTAGAACCCACTTGCAAGACGCCACGCCCTTGACATTGGGTCAAGAGTTCAGCGGGTACGTCCAGCAGCTCACCAACGGTATCGAAAGAGTCGAAAAAACCTTGcccaacttgttgtttttggccCAGGGTGGTACTGCGGTGGGTACTGGATTGAACACCAGAATTGGCTTTGATGTCAAGGTGGCCGAACAGGTGTCCAAGTTGACGGGATTGCCATTCAAGACGGCCcccaacaagtttgaggCGTTGGCAGCTCACGATGCTATTGTGGAGGCTTCTGGAGCCTTAAACACGGTTGCGGTTTCGTTGTTCAAAATCGCCAACGACATTAGATACTTGGGTTCCGGTCCTCGTTGTGGATACGGTGAGTTGTCATTGCCCGAAAACGAGCCAGGTTCGTCAATTATGCCCGGTAAGGTTAACCCTACCCAAAATGAAGCGTTGACGATGGTGGCAGCCCAAGTATTTGGAAACCACTCGACCATCACCTTCGCCGGTGCCTCGGGTCAATTTGAATTGAACGTGTTCAAGCCGGTGATgatctccaacttgttgacatCGATCAGATTGATTGCTGATGGGGCTGCATCCTTCAGAGTTCACTGTGTGGAAGGTATCAAGGCCAACGAAGACAAGATCTCTAAGCTCTTACACGAGTcgttgatgttggtgaCTGCCTTGAACCCCAAGATCGGTTACGATGCTGCTTCCAAGACTGCTAAGAATGCCCATAAGAAGGGAATTACATTGAAGGAGTCTGCTTTGGAGTTGGGCATGTTGAGTGAACAAGAGTTCGATGAATGGGTCAGACCCGAGAAGATGCTTGGTCCAAAGTAG